In Curtobacterium sp. TC1, the following proteins share a genomic window:
- a CDS encoding PIN domain-containing protein gives MSLFGERYVIDTNALSQIGMRRRQSPVFLERVVIPEEVLHEAEGFPDVTTLRELLQPVSPRTLYWLARVMSTVPESDIRLVDLYANRGNADPFVVASALELQEQDSQFLDAPEWLVVTADQAVRDKAEEFGIRVLTNTEFASLIDDQLRWSP, from the coding sequence ATGAGCCTATTCGGGGAGCGCTACGTCATCGATACCAATGCTCTGAGCCAGATTGGGATGAGGAGGCGCCAAAGTCCAGTATTTCTCGAGCGAGTGGTCATCCCCGAAGAAGTACTGCACGAAGCCGAAGGGTTCCCCGACGTGACCACGCTCCGGGAACTTCTGCAGCCAGTCTCTCCACGGACTCTCTACTGGTTAGCTCGAGTGATGAGCACCGTTCCGGAGAGCGACATCCGGCTGGTCGATCTGTACGCGAATCGTGGCAATGCGGACCCCTTCGTCGTCGCCTCGGCACTCGAACTGCAGGAACAAGATAGTCAGTTCCTAGATGCGCCAGAATGGTTGGTTGTCACCGCCGACCAAGCCGTCCGAGACAAGGCCGAGGAATTCGGCATACGGGTCCTCACAAATACTGAGTTTGCTTCTCTCATTGATGACCAACTCCGATGGAGTCCGTAA